In Yersinia enterocolitica subsp. enterocolitica, one DNA window encodes the following:
- the deoB gene encoding phosphopentomutase: MKRTFIMVLDSFGIGASADANKFGDEGADTLGHIAEACARGEADIGRSGPLTLPNLSRLGLGKAAEESTGKFPVGLDKNADIIGAYGYASELSSGKDTPSGHWEIAGVPVLFDWGYFSDVENSFPQELLDKLVKRANLPGYLGNCHSSGTVILDQLGEEHMKTGKPIFYTSADSVFQIACHEETFGLDRLYELCEIAREELTEGGYNIGRVIARPFIGDKPGNFQRTGNRHDLAVEPPAPTMLKKLVDEKGGEVVSIGKIADIYAHVGITQKVKATGLDALFDATIEEMKKAGDNTIVFTNFVDFDSSYGHRRDVAGYAAALELFDRRLPELMALVKEDDILILTADHGCDPTWPGTDHTREHIPVLVYGPKVKPGSLGHRETFADIGQTVAKYFDLSPMDYGKNML, translated from the coding sequence ATGAAACGTACATTTATTATGGTATTAGACTCATTTGGTATCGGCGCTAGCGCTGATGCTAACAAGTTTGGCGACGAAGGGGCTGACACTCTGGGCCACATCGCCGAGGCCTGCGCCCGTGGTGAAGCCGATATTGGCCGTAGTGGCCCATTGACACTGCCTAACCTGAGCCGCTTAGGGCTAGGTAAAGCCGCCGAAGAATCTACCGGTAAATTCCCGGTAGGGCTGGATAAGAATGCAGACATCATTGGTGCTTATGGGTATGCCAGTGAGTTATCTTCCGGTAAAGACACCCCATCGGGTCACTGGGAAATTGCCGGTGTACCGGTGTTATTCGACTGGGGCTATTTCAGTGATGTGGAGAATAGTTTCCCACAGGAATTGCTGGATAAACTGGTCAAACGCGCTAATTTGCCGGGCTATTTGGGTAATTGCCACTCTTCAGGCACCGTGATTCTTGATCAACTCGGTGAAGAGCACATGAAAACCGGGAAACCGATTTTCTACACCTCTGCGGACTCGGTGTTCCAGATTGCCTGTCATGAAGAGACTTTTGGGCTGGATCGCCTGTATGAACTGTGCGAAATCGCGCGCGAAGAGCTGACTGAAGGCGGTTACAATATTGGCCGTGTGATTGCGCGCCCATTCATTGGTGATAAGCCAGGTAACTTCCAGCGCACCGGTAACCGCCACGATTTGGCAGTTGAACCGCCAGCACCGACCATGCTGAAAAAACTGGTGGATGAAAAGGGCGGCGAAGTGGTTTCTATTGGTAAAATTGCCGATATCTATGCCCATGTCGGCATCACGCAGAAAGTGAAGGCGACCGGTCTGGATGCCCTGTTTGATGCCACCATCGAAGAGATGAAAAAAGCCGGTGACAACACCATCGTTTTCACTAACTTTGTTGATTTTGACTCTTCTTATGGTCATCGTCGCGATGTTGCCGGTTATGCCGCTGCGCTGGAATTGTTTGACCGTCGCTTGCCAGAACTGATGGCGCTAGTGAAAGAAGATGACATTCTGATCCTGACGGCTGACCACGGTTGCGACCCAACCTGGCCGGGCACCGATCATACCCGTGAGCATATTCCTGTCTTGGTCTATGGGCCGAAAGTGAAACCAGGTTCACTGGGCCACCGTGAGACATTTGCTGATATTGGGCAGACAGTTGCCAAGTATTTTGACCTTTCCCCAATGGATTACGGGAAGAATATGCTGTAA
- the serB gene encoding phosphoserine phosphatase, with translation MSNSLTYCDLPAEIYQWPGLPLSLSGDEVMPLDYRAGHTGWLLYGRKLDKKRITDFQRQLGAAMVIVSAWCVEDYQVIRLAGSLTPRIKTLADESGLDVAPLGAIPHLRTPGLLVMDMDSTAIQIECIDEIAKLAGVGEEVAAVTERAMQGELDFSASLRQRVATLKGADANILKQVRDELPLMPGLTSLVRKLQALDWHVAIASGGFTYYAEYLRDKLRLVEVAANELEIKDGKLTGKVLGPIVDAQYKADTLLKLAEKLNIPVAQTVAIGDGANDLKMMQAAGLGLAFHAKPKVYAKAKVAIRHGDLLSVLCILSGSLKHESAQ, from the coding sequence ATGTCTAATAGTCTGACCTATTGCGATCTTCCCGCGGAGATCTATCAATGGCCGGGTCTCCCACTTTCACTCAGTGGCGATGAAGTTATGCCGCTGGATTATCGGGCTGGTCATACAGGTTGGCTGTTGTACGGCAGAAAACTGGATAAAAAGCGTATTACTGATTTTCAACGCCAGCTGGGCGCGGCAATGGTAATTGTCTCCGCCTGGTGTGTGGAAGATTATCAAGTTATCCGTCTGGCGGGCAGCTTGACCCCGCGCATTAAAACGCTGGCCGATGAAAGCGGGCTGGACGTGGCTCCGTTAGGGGCCATCCCACATCTGCGTACGCCGGGCTTGTTAGTGATGGACATGGATTCCACGGCTATCCAAATTGAATGTATTGATGAGATTGCTAAGTTGGCGGGTGTCGGTGAAGAGGTGGCGGCAGTCACTGAGCGCGCCATGCAAGGCGAGTTGGATTTCTCCGCCAGTTTGCGCCAGCGCGTGGCAACCCTAAAAGGGGCCGATGCCAATATCCTCAAACAAGTGCGTGATGAATTGCCATTGATGCCAGGGCTGACCAGTTTAGTGCGCAAACTTCAAGCGCTGGACTGGCATGTGGCAATTGCTTCCGGCGGTTTTACCTATTACGCCGAATATCTGCGCGACAAATTGCGGCTGGTTGAAGTGGCCGCCAATGAGCTGGAAATCAAAGACGGCAAACTGACTGGCAAAGTGCTGGGGCCGATTGTCGATGCACAATACAAGGCTGATACGCTGCTCAAACTGGCTGAAAAACTGAATATCCCAGTGGCACAAACTGTGGCAATCGGCGATGGTGCCAATGACCTGAAAATGATGCAGGCAGCCGGACTGGGTTTGGCTTTCCACGCCAAACCTAAAGTTTATGCCAAAGCAAAAGTGGCTATCCGCCACGGCGATTTGCTGAGTGTGCTGTGTATCCTCAGCGGTAGTTTAAAACATGAAAGTGCTCAGTAA
- the radA gene encoding DNA repair protein RadA produces the protein MAKAPKRAFVCNECGADYPRWQGQCSACNAWNTITEIRLAAATSSTRNERFGGYAGDAGVSRVQKLSDISLDELPRFSTGFLEFDRVLGGGVVPGSAILIGGNPGAGKSTLLLQTLCKLSENMKTLYVTGEESLQQVAMRAHRLGLPTAGLNMLSETSIEQICLIAEQEQPRLMVIDSIQVMHMADIQSSPGSVAQVRETAAYLTRFAKTRGVAIVMVGHVTKDGSLAGPKVLEHCIDCSVMLDGDGDSRFRTLRSHKNRFGAVNELGVFAMTEQGLREVSNPSAIFLSRGDEVTAGSSVMVVWEGTRPLLVEIQALVDHSMMSNPRRVAVGLEQNRLAILLAVLHRHGGLQMSDQDVFVNVVGGVKVTETSADLALLMSLVSSLRDRPLPQDLVVFGEVGLAGEIRPVPSGQERISEAAKHGFKRAIVPYANMPKKPLPNMQVFGVKKLADALAVLEDL, from the coding sequence GTGGCTAAAGCACCAAAACGAGCATTTGTCTGTAATGAATGTGGGGCTGATTACCCGCGCTGGCAGGGGCAATGCAGCGCCTGTAATGCCTGGAATACCATTACCGAGATTCGGCTAGCGGCCGCGACATCATCAACCCGTAATGAACGTTTTGGCGGTTATGCCGGTGATGCTGGTGTCAGTCGGGTTCAGAAATTATCCGACATCAGTTTGGACGAATTACCGCGCTTTTCAACCGGCTTCCTTGAATTTGATCGGGTGCTGGGCGGCGGTGTGGTGCCGGGCAGTGCCATTCTTATCGGCGGCAACCCTGGTGCGGGGAAAAGCACCCTGCTGTTGCAAACGCTTTGTAAATTGTCCGAAAACATGAAAACCCTGTATGTCACTGGCGAAGAGTCACTGCAACAGGTCGCGATGCGCGCGCATCGTTTGGGATTACCTACCGCGGGCCTGAACATGCTGTCTGAAACCAGTATTGAGCAGATTTGCCTGATTGCCGAACAAGAACAGCCTCGGCTGATGGTGATTGACTCAATTCAGGTGATGCACATGGCGGATATCCAATCGTCGCCGGGCAGTGTGGCGCAAGTGCGTGAAACTGCCGCTTATCTCACCCGTTTTGCCAAAACCCGTGGCGTTGCTATCGTGATGGTGGGGCATGTGACCAAAGATGGTTCGCTGGCGGGGCCGAAAGTATTGGAACACTGCATCGACTGCTCGGTGATGCTCGATGGCGACGGCGACTCACGTTTTCGTACTTTGCGTAGTCACAAAAACCGCTTTGGGGCTGTCAATGAGTTGGGCGTGTTTGCCATGACCGAACAGGGTCTGCGCGAGGTCAGTAACCCGTCAGCGATTTTCCTGAGCCGCGGTGATGAAGTGACGGCGGGCAGTTCAGTGATGGTGGTATGGGAAGGGACGCGTCCATTACTGGTTGAGATTCAGGCGCTGGTGGATCACTCGATGATGTCGAATCCGCGTCGGGTAGCTGTCGGGCTGGAGCAAAATCGGTTGGCAATTTTGCTGGCCGTGTTGCACCGTCACGGTGGTTTGCAGATGTCAGATCAGGACGTGTTCGTCAATGTGGTCGGTGGGGTGAAAGTGACGGAAACCAGTGCTGATCTGGCCTTGCTGATGTCGTTGGTTTCCAGTTTGCGTGACCGCCCACTGCCGCAGGATTTAGTGGTGTTTGGTGAGGTGGGGCTAGCGGGTGAAATTCGCCCGGTGCCCAGTGGTCAGGAACGTATCTCCGAGGCGGCCAAGCACGGGTTTAAACGCGCTATCGTGCCTTATGCCAATATGCCAAAGAAACCCTTGCCTAATATGCAGGTTTTCGGGGTCAAAAAACTGGCCGATGCACTGGCGGTGTTGGAAGATTTGTAG
- the deoA gene encoding thymidine phosphorylase — protein sequence MFLAQEIIRKKRDGQALSEEEIRFFINGIRDNVVSEGQIAALAMTIYFHDMSMPERVALTMAMRDSGTVLNWKSLNLNGPMVDKHSTGGVGDVTSLMLGPMVAACGGYVPMISGRGLGHTGGTLDKLEAIPGFDIFPDDSAFRKIIQDVGVAIIGQTSSLAPADKRFYATRDITATVDSIPLITASILAKKLAEGLDALVMDVKVGSGAFMPTYQLSEDLAQAIVSVANGAGCKTTALLTDMNQVLASSAGNAVEVREAVRFLTGEYRNPRLLEVTMALCVEMLLSGGLAQNDADARAKLQAVLDNGKAAEIFGRMVAAQKGPSDFVERYDSYLPAAMLSKPVFAERSGIITAMDTRALGMAVVSLGGGRRRATDPIDYSVGLTEMARLGASVDGQQPLAVIHANNEDDWQQAADAVRAAITLGQKAPEETPVVYRRITE from the coding sequence TTGTTTCTCGCACAAGAAATTATCCGTAAAAAACGTGACGGCCAGGCACTGAGCGAAGAAGAGATTCGTTTCTTTATTAATGGCATTCGCGATAACGTGGTTTCCGAAGGGCAAATTGCTGCTCTGGCGATGACCATTTATTTCCATGATATGAGCATGCCAGAACGTGTGGCGCTCACTATGGCAATGCGTGATTCTGGCACTGTGCTGAACTGGAAGAGCCTAAACCTTAATGGCCCGATGGTGGACAAGCACTCCACCGGCGGCGTGGGTGATGTGACTTCCTTGATGCTCGGCCCAATGGTAGCGGCCTGCGGCGGCTATGTACCGATGATCTCGGGTCGTGGCTTGGGTCATACCGGCGGAACATTGGACAAACTGGAAGCGATTCCTGGTTTTGATATTTTCCCCGACGACAGCGCCTTTCGCAAAATCATTCAGGATGTCGGCGTCGCCATCATCGGGCAAACCAGCTCACTGGCACCGGCGGATAAGCGCTTTTATGCCACTCGCGATATCACTGCCACGGTGGATTCCATCCCACTGATTACCGCTTCTATTTTGGCTAAAAAACTGGCTGAAGGGTTGGATGCGCTGGTGATGGATGTCAAAGTGGGGTCGGGTGCATTTATGCCGACTTATCAGTTATCTGAGGACTTGGCCCAGGCCATTGTCAGTGTTGCTAATGGTGCGGGGTGCAAAACCACCGCGCTGCTGACCGACATGAATCAGGTATTGGCGTCCAGTGCCGGTAATGCGGTTGAAGTGCGCGAAGCGGTGCGCTTCCTGACTGGCGAATATCGTAACCCGCGTCTGCTGGAAGTCACCATGGCGCTATGTGTCGAGATGCTGCTATCCGGCGGCTTGGCGCAAAATGATGCCGATGCTCGTGCTAAGCTGCAAGCAGTATTGGATAACGGCAAAGCGGCGGAAATCTTCGGTCGCATGGTCGCTGCGCAAAAAGGCCCGAGCGATTTTGTCGAACGCTATGACAGTTACTTGCCAGCCGCCATGTTAAGCAAGCCCGTATTTGCTGAACGGTCAGGAATTATCACTGCTATGGATACCCGAGCATTAGGTATGGCCGTAGTTTCCCTTGGCGGTGGTCGCCGTCGGGCAACTGATCCTATTGACTACAGTGTGGGCCTGACCGAGATGGCCCGCTTGGGAGCCAGTGTTGATGGTCAACAGCCATTAGCGGTGATTCATGCCAACAATGAAGATGACTGGCAGCAGGCAGCAGATGCAGTACGTGCGGCAATCACATTAGGCCAAAAAGCACCGGAAGAAACCCCGGTGGTTTATCGCCGTATTACTGAATAA
- a CDS encoding YtjB family periplasmic protein: MAKAKLKFRLHRTAIVLICLALLVLLMQGASYFSLSHQLARSEQVEELAKTLAKQVTFSLSPIMDTGDDDIDSQKVDAIIQQLTQSSRILDASVYQIDGTLVANAGENVKVRDRLALDGKRPGSYFNHQIVELIPGKSGPTGFLRMTLDTHVLATESKQVDNTTNLLRLMILVALAVGIILARTLLQGRRSRWQQSPYLLTANKPVKEDESEEETAESDKKPDDK; encoded by the coding sequence ATGGCCAAGGCTAAATTAAAATTCCGTTTGCACCGCACCGCCATTGTGTTGATTTGCCTGGCATTGTTAGTTTTGCTTATGCAAGGTGCATCCTATTTCAGCCTCAGTCATCAACTTGCCCGCTCGGAACAAGTTGAAGAGCTGGCGAAAACCTTGGCGAAACAAGTCACCTTCAGCCTGTCACCCATTATGGATACCGGTGATGATGATATTGATAGCCAAAAAGTCGATGCAATTATTCAGCAATTGACGCAATCCAGCCGCATATTGGATGCCAGTGTATATCAGATTGACGGTACGTTAGTTGCCAATGCCGGAGAGAACGTTAAAGTGCGAGATAGACTGGCTTTGGATGGTAAACGCCCTGGCAGTTATTTCAATCACCAGATTGTTGAATTGATCCCCGGTAAGAGCGGGCCAACCGGGTTTCTGCGCATGACACTCGATACCCACGTACTCGCCACAGAATCCAAGCAAGTGGATAATACCACTAATTTACTGCGGCTAATGATACTGGTAGCACTGGCCGTCGGTATTATTCTGGCTCGAACCTTACTGCAAGGTCGCCGGAGCCGCTGGCAGCAATCACCTTATCTACTGACCGCCAATAAGCCAGTCAAAGAAGATGAGAGTGAAGAGGAAACGGCAGAATCAGACAAGAAACCTGATGATAAATAG
- the deoD gene encoding purine-nucleoside phosphorylase — protein sequence MATPHINAEMGDFADVVLMPGDPLRAKHIAETFLKDVKQVNDVRGMLGFTGTYKGRKISVMGHGMGIPSCSIYAKELITDFGVKKIIRVGSCGAVREDVKLRDVVIGMGACTDSKVNRLRFKDHDYAAIADFDMTRNAVDAAKAKGLNVRVGNLFSADLFYTPDPQMFDVMKKYGILGVEMEAAGIYGVAAEFGAKALTICTVSDHIVSGEQTTAAERQTTFNDMIEIALESVLLGDKESY from the coding sequence ATGGCAACGCCACATATTAATGCAGAAATGGGTGATTTTGCTGACGTCGTACTGATGCCAGGGGATCCGCTGCGTGCGAAGCATATCGCAGAAACCTTCCTGAAAGATGTGAAGCAAGTGAATGATGTGCGTGGCATGTTGGGTTTCACTGGCACCTATAAAGGGCGCAAAATTTCAGTGATGGGTCATGGTATGGGGATCCCTTCTTGCTCCATTTACGCGAAAGAGCTGATCACTGATTTTGGCGTGAAGAAAATCATCCGCGTGGGTTCCTGCGGTGCGGTGCGTGAAGACGTTAAGCTGCGCGATGTGGTTATCGGCATGGGCGCTTGTACTGATTCTAAAGTGAACCGCCTGCGCTTTAAAGACCACGACTATGCGGCGATTGCTGATTTCGATATGACTCGCAATGCAGTTGATGCGGCAAAAGCGAAAGGTCTGAATGTTCGTGTGGGCAACTTATTCTCTGCAGATCTATTCTATACGCCAGATCCGCAAATGTTTGATGTCATGAAAAAATACGGCATCCTGGGCGTGGAAATGGAAGCGGCAGGTATCTATGGTGTTGCTGCTGAATTTGGCGCGAAAGCCCTGACTATCTGTACTGTATCTGATCATATAGTTTCCGGTGAACAAACCACCGCCGCTGAGCGCCAGACCACTTTCAACGATATGATTGAGATTGCGTTGGAATCTGTGTTGCTGGGTGATAAAGAGTCATATTAA
- the nadR gene encoding multifunctional transcriptional regulator/nicotinamide-nucleotide adenylyltransferase/ribosylnicotinamide kinase NadR: protein MLQFDYLKTAIKQKGCTLQQVADASGMTKGYLSQLLNDKIKSPSAQKLEALHRYLELEFPRREKKVGVVFGKFYPLHTGHIYLIQRACSQVDELHIILCYDEPRDLALFENSSMSQQPTVSDRLRWLLQTFKYQKNIHIHSFDENGIEPYPHGWDVWSRGVKKFMNEKGIVPNFIYSSESQDAPHYREQFGIETILIDPERSFMNISGRQIRRDPFRYWDYIPTEVKPFFVRTVAILGGESSGKSTLVNKLANIFNTTSAWEYGRDYVFSHLGGDEMALQYSDYDKIALGQAQYVDFSVKYANKVAFIDTDFVTTQAFCKKYEGREHPFVQALIDEYRFDLVILLENNTPWVADGLRSLGSDRDRKSFQNLLEQMLRSNNIEYVHVESADYDERFLRCVELVQQLLAADLQRLARPSLLSEAREGQL, encoded by the coding sequence ATGCTGCAGTTCGACTATCTCAAAACAGCGATTAAGCAAAAAGGCTGTACCTTACAGCAAGTGGCAGATGCCAGTGGCATGACCAAAGGTTATTTAAGCCAGTTACTCAATGATAAAATCAAAAGTCCCAGTGCACAAAAGCTAGAAGCCTTGCACCGCTACCTCGAGCTGGAGTTTCCGCGCCGTGAGAAAAAAGTCGGCGTGGTGTTTGGTAAATTTTACCCACTGCATACCGGCCATATCTATCTCATTCAACGTGCTTGTAGTCAGGTCGACGAACTGCACATTATCCTTTGTTACGATGAGCCGCGCGATTTGGCGCTGTTTGAGAACAGTTCAATGTCACAGCAGCCGACCGTCAGCGACCGCTTGCGCTGGTTACTACAAACCTTTAAGTATCAGAAAAACATTCATATTCATTCATTTGATGAAAATGGTATTGAACCCTATCCACATGGCTGGGATGTCTGGAGCCGTGGGGTCAAAAAGTTCATGAATGAGAAGGGGATAGTACCGAATTTCATCTACTCCAGTGAAAGCCAGGATGCGCCACATTATCGCGAACAATTTGGTATCGAAACCATCTTGATCGACCCTGAACGCTCCTTTATGAATATCAGTGGCCGCCAGATCCGCCGCGATCCTTTCCGCTACTGGGATTATATTCCGACCGAAGTGAAACCGTTTTTTGTTCGTACCGTGGCGATACTGGGTGGCGAATCAAGTGGAAAATCCACGTTGGTCAATAAGTTAGCCAATATTTTCAACACCACCAGTGCGTGGGAATATGGCCGCGACTATGTTTTCTCCCACTTGGGCGGCGATGAGATGGCGCTGCAATATTCCGATTATGACAAGATTGCATTGGGGCAAGCGCAATACGTTGATTTTTCGGTTAAATATGCTAATAAAGTCGCTTTTATCGATACCGACTTTGTCACCACGCAGGCATTTTGTAAAAAATATGAAGGGCGCGAGCATCCATTTGTTCAGGCGCTGATTGATGAATATCGCTTTGATCTGGTTATTTTGCTGGAAAATAACACGCCGTGGGTGGCTGATGGTTTGCGCAGTCTGGGCAGTGATCGTGACCGCAAATCGTTCCAAAATTTACTGGAACAGATGTTGCGCAGCAACAATATTGAATACGTCCACGTTGAGTCGGCAGACTACGACGAGCGCTTCTTGCGCTGTGTCGAACTGGTGCAACAGCTATTAGCCGCCGATTTGCAAAGATTGGCCCGCCCTTCATTGTTGAGTGAAGCGCGGGAAGGGCAACTTTAG
- the yjjJ gene encoding type II toxin-antitoxin system HipA family toxin YjjJ produces the protein MSFLEMLLRQGPTTASSLAQALATSQPTISRQLTRLKERVLKLGKGKSTRYALLRLVAGVSEFPLYRIDLDGNASHFANLYPIYPAEMCCVHQVDDDTWQLFDSLPWYLADMRPQGFIGRIWGKSAAELLQLDKDIRGWNEDHILLALSRMADDVNGNILIGQGSYQQWLDKPDAVPIQPSDKPRRYNELSLMALAGEMVGSSAGGEQPKFTCYAGYEGKLPSYVIVKFTAVQDNPNAQRWADLLIAESLALNTLRGAGYSAAFNHVVQNEDRQTFLEIERFDRHGQRGRIGMVSLEAVNAEFVGMPVASWPKVCRELTAKGLLSIAELEQVRLIWAFGVLIANTDMHHGNLSFLHPENRPLSLSPIYDMLPMAFAPSGMGNMRQTAPDITLSVDVSREHWVRAQQLAGQFWQNVSSHPNISVEFKAIACQMREKIASLTPIIERMA, from the coding sequence GTGTCCTTTCTGGAAATGTTATTACGACAAGGCCCGACGACAGCAAGCTCCCTGGCACAAGCTTTGGCAACCAGCCAGCCCACGATTTCTCGTCAATTAACCCGGTTGAAAGAGCGGGTACTAAAGTTAGGGAAAGGAAAGTCTACCCGTTATGCTTTACTTCGCTTGGTTGCAGGTGTGAGTGAATTCCCGCTTTACAGAATCGATCTTGACGGAAATGCCAGCCATTTTGCCAATTTATATCCTATATATCCGGCCGAAATGTGTTGTGTACATCAAGTAGATGACGATACATGGCAGTTATTTGATAGCCTCCCTTGGTACTTGGCTGATATGAGACCGCAGGGGTTTATTGGTCGGATTTGGGGAAAGTCTGCCGCTGAGTTATTACAACTTGATAAGGATATTCGTGGATGGAATGAAGATCATATTTTGCTTGCCTTATCCCGTATGGCGGATGACGTAAATGGCAACATTCTTATAGGGCAGGGAAGCTATCAACAATGGCTGGATAAACCTGATGCGGTTCCGATTCAACCGTCAGATAAGCCACGGCGGTATAACGAATTATCCCTAATGGCGCTCGCTGGGGAAATGGTGGGTTCATCGGCAGGTGGAGAGCAACCTAAATTTACCTGTTATGCCGGATATGAGGGCAAGCTCCCATCATATGTTATCGTCAAGTTTACCGCTGTACAGGATAACCCTAACGCACAACGCTGGGCGGATTTACTCATTGCTGAGTCTTTGGCGCTGAATACATTAAGAGGTGCGGGTTATTCGGCAGCCTTCAATCATGTTGTGCAAAATGAGGATAGACAGACTTTTCTGGAAATTGAACGTTTTGACCGACATGGTCAGCGGGGCCGCATTGGTATGGTGTCTTTAGAGGCCGTGAATGCTGAATTTGTCGGAATGCCTGTTGCCAGTTGGCCAAAAGTTTGTCGTGAACTGACGGCAAAAGGGTTACTGAGCATAGCTGAACTTGAACAAGTTCGCTTGATCTGGGCTTTCGGAGTATTGATTGCGAATACCGATATGCATCATGGAAATCTATCATTCTTGCACCCCGAAAATCGGCCTTTATCACTTTCCCCTATTTATGACATGTTGCCAATGGCTTTTGCTCCGTCTGGTATGGGAAATATGCGGCAAACTGCACCCGATATAACATTATCGGTTGATGTGAGCCGTGAGCATTGGGTACGGGCACAACAACTGGCGGGGCAATTCTGGCAGAATGTGAGCAGTCACCCTAATATTAGTGTCGAATTTAAAGCTATAGCCTGTCAGATGAGAGAGAAAATAGCTTCCTTAACTCCCATTATTGAACGTATGGCATAA
- the deoC gene encoding deoxyribose-phosphate aldolase: protein MTDLTACANLNDYAKRALSLMDLTTLNDDDTDDKVIALCHQAKSPAGNTAAICIYPRFIPIARKTLREQGTSEIRIATVTNFPHGNDDIAIALAETRAAIAYGADEVDVVFPYRALMAGNDKVGFELVKQCKEACADANVLLKVIIETGELKQEHLIRQASEIAINAGADFIKTSTGKVPVNATLESAGIMMRTIRDLGVAKTVGFKPAGGVRTAEDAAQFLQLADQLMGEGWADARHFRFGASSLLGSLLTTLGHQSNSKTTGY from the coding sequence ATGACCGATTTAACCGCCTGCGCGAATCTCAATGATTATGCCAAACGCGCGCTGAGTTTAATGGATTTAACCACCCTGAATGACGACGATACCGACGATAAGGTTATTGCTCTGTGTCATCAGGCTAAAAGCCCTGCCGGTAATACCGCGGCAATCTGTATTTATCCTCGCTTTATTCCTATTGCGCGTAAAACATTACGTGAGCAGGGAACGTCTGAAATCCGCATAGCAACGGTCACCAATTTCCCTCACGGCAATGATGATATTGCCATCGCGCTGGCTGAAACCCGTGCGGCGATTGCCTATGGTGCTGATGAAGTGGATGTGGTTTTCCCCTATCGCGCCTTAATGGCCGGTAACGATAAAGTCGGTTTTGAATTGGTGAAACAGTGCAAAGAAGCCTGTGCTGACGCCAATGTATTGCTGAAAGTTATCATCGAAACCGGTGAGTTGAAGCAGGAACATTTGATTCGTCAGGCCTCCGAGATTGCTATCAATGCTGGGGCTGATTTCATCAAAACCTCCACCGGTAAAGTGCCAGTTAATGCCACGTTGGAAAGTGCTGGCATCATGATGCGTACCATTCGTGACTTGGGTGTGGCGAAAACAGTTGGTTTTAAACCTGCGGGTGGTGTGCGCACCGCGGAAGACGCGGCACAATTCCTACAGTTGGCGGATCAATTGATGGGTGAAGGCTGGGCTGATGCTCGCCACTTCCGTTTCGGTGCTTCCAGTCTGTTAGGTAGCTTGTTGACGACATTGGGTCATCAGAGCAACAGCAAAACTACCGGCTACTAA